A region from the Treponema pallidum subsp. pallidum str. Nichols genome encodes:
- a CDS encoding HD family phosphohydrolase: MVRYLGMFCQGSRLGYARRPCVLAGQITAGVLRSLAREVRMRKKGPPRLTQLWHTLCHVLRRRRARALNLALSFVVLSIATAVSISEQHDPARLNLADFAVGRVAERNVVSPVFLSLTDELATQRQYARRKKEIPAVFERRLDLEQAEVRAYQAFCHALQKARVGMALDTSSDGGGGAADYEEERSLHAAHDRASAHVHLLQQKFVHFSRQTLRSLLQLDDDTFESLLRVGTQVLARIFAQGVVQLSDHALKDFNPHTITISEERPFHAPSDMSAPVASQASAGDLPSASVPLSPDASADEAENAAGDVFSRTQAIETLIRSDQLAARVHALASDFGLTSQAALLFSSLGPFLRPNIVFDPIQSERHVRNALARLRPVTLSIHPNEIIVRRGFIVSATDYARLQALAHSKLSVDRSLLVSSLLLLAFLYLLAFFLFSKRMAHPPLKLRVELLILYTSVAGYLCTLFLSKIAALPAPLDSIPFQPTALCIMLVTALVSHRSAVTSSFLIAFAVLIASQFHTEPTLFALLSGVSASACMRVMSSRLDIVKSSCVLAVAQPFLAATLMFAFPHAYTDAIFLLTGVAISGFLNGILVLGLLPILEALTNAPTVFRLMELSDLNVPIMKKMLLTVSGTYNHTMMVATLAENACRSIGAHSLLARVGAYYHDIGKMENGEYFVENQTGDSKHLDLNPRLSATVIRSHVKLGVEKAHQLRLPQEVIDIIAEHHGNSLITYFYEKARELDPNVDREDFTYPGVPPRTKESAVVMLADVVEASCRTLNKPTIPRLGKFIDKVVQQKIETHQLDNSDLTFRDVQVVKECFVRILAGYYHSRIEYPHQRDSDQQQLVSVAQGSYKE; this comes from the coding sequence ATGGTGCGGTATTTGGGTATGTTCTGTCAAGGCTCGCGGTTGGGGTACGCAAGGCGTCCGTGTGTCCTTGCTGGACAGATTACCGCTGGCGTGTTACGCTCGCTGGCGCGAGAAGTGCGCATGAGGAAGAAAGGACCACCCCGTCTTACGCAGTTGTGGCATACGCTGTGTCACGTACTTCGCCGCCGGCGTGCGCGCGCGCTCAATCTGGCGCTCTCCTTCGTTGTCCTCAGCATTGCCACGGCGGTGAGCATCAGCGAACAGCACGACCCTGCAAGACTGAACCTTGCTGACTTTGCGGTAGGGCGTGTAGCTGAGCGGAACGTTGTCTCTCCTGTCTTTCTTTCCCTTACTGATGAGCTGGCTACCCAGCGGCAGTATGCTCGCAGGAAGAAGGAAATTCCTGCTGTTTTTGAGCGTCGGCTCGATCTGGAACAGGCTGAAGTACGCGCATACCAGGCGTTTTGTCATGCGTTGCAGAAAGCGCGCGTTGGTATGGCTCTGGATACCTCGTCGGACGGAGGCGGAGGAGCAGCGGACTACGAGGAGGAGCGGTCACTCCACGCTGCGCACGATCGGGCGTCTGCACACGTGCACCTGCTGCAGCAGAAATTTGTTCACTTTTCGCGCCAGACGCTGCGATCCTTGCTTCAGCTTGACGATGACACGTTTGAGTCCCTCCTGCGTGTGGGAACTCAAGTGCTCGCGCGTATCTTCGCGCAAGGTGTGGTGCAGCTGTCCGACCATGCGCTTAAGGATTTTAACCCCCACACAATTACTATCAGTGAGGAACGTCCCTTCCACGCCCCGTCGGATATGTCGGCCCCCGTGGCGTCGCAAGCCTCAGCAGGAGATCTCCCTTCTGCGTCTGTACCCCTGTCACCCGATGCGAGTGCGGATGAGGCGGAAAATGCCGCAGGGGATGTCTTTTCGAGGACTCAGGCAATTGAAACGCTCATCAGATCCGATCAACTCGCCGCGCGCGTCCATGCGCTGGCTTCCGATTTCGGTCTTACGTCGCAGGCGGCGCTCCTCTTTTCATCCCTCGGACCCTTTCTGCGTCCAAATATTGTCTTTGACCCTATTCAAAGTGAACGACATGTCCGCAACGCATTGGCGCGGTTACGACCGGTCACCCTCAGTATTCATCCAAACGAAATTATAGTCCGTCGCGGCTTTATCGTATCCGCCACTGACTACGCAAGATTGCAGGCACTTGCACACTCTAAACTGTCTGTCGATCGCTCCCTGCTCGTAAGCAGTCTCCTGTTACTGGCCTTTTTGTATCTGCTTGCCTTCTTTTTGTTCAGTAAACGGATGGCCCATCCTCCTCTTAAACTGCGTGTAGAGTTACTCATTCTCTATACCAGCGTTGCCGGATACCTGTGCACACTTTTTCTTTCAAAGATAGCTGCGCTCCCTGCACCGCTTGATAGCATTCCTTTTCAGCCAACTGCGTTGTGTATCATGCTCGTTACCGCGCTCGTTTCCCATCGTAGTGCCGTCACTAGTTCCTTTCTCATTGCGTTCGCAGTGCTCATCGCTTCACAGTTCCATACTGAGCCTACGCTTTTTGCGCTCCTCTCTGGGGTGTCGGCGTCTGCTTGTATGCGTGTTATGAGCTCTCGGCTCGACATTGTTAAAAGTTCCTGTGTCCTTGCCGTTGCTCAGCCTTTCCTTGCTGCTACGCTCATGTTTGCGTTTCCGCATGCGTACACTGACGCAATATTCCTCCTTACAGGCGTGGCGATCAGTGGCTTTCTCAACGGCATTTTGGTGTTAGGCCTTCTGCCCATCCTTGAAGCGCTCACCAATGCTCCTACCGTGTTCCGGCTTATGGAGCTTTCGGACCTCAACGTTCCTATCATGAAAAAAATGCTGCTTACAGTTTCAGGTACGTACAATCACACCATGATGGTTGCCACTCTTGCAGAAAATGCGTGTCGTAGCATTGGGGCTCATTCGCTCCTTGCGCGAGTTGGCGCGTATTATCATGACATTGGAAAAATGGAAAACGGTGAGTACTTTGTAGAAAACCAAACGGGCGATAGCAAACACTTAGATTTAAATCCACGGCTTTCTGCAACGGTAATTCGGAGTCATGTAAAGCTGGGGGTAGAAAAGGCACATCAACTCCGCTTACCTCAGGAGGTTATCGATATAATTGCAGAGCATCACGGTAATAGTCTTATTACATACTTTTACGAGAAGGCGCGGGAACTCGATCCGAATGTTGATCGGGAAGATTTTACCTATCCGGGGGTTCCTCCTCGCACAAAGGAGTCTGCGGTGGTGATGCTTGCTGATGTGGTTGAAGCGTCATGTAGGACATTGAATAAACCGACGATCCCCCGCCTAGGGAAATTTATCGATAAGGTTGTGCAACAGAAGATAGAAACACATCAGCTTGACAATTCTGATTTAACGTTTCGGGATGTGCAGGTCGTCAAGGAGTGTTTTGTGAGAATACTGGCAGGATACTACCATTCCCGCATAGAGTATCCTCACCAAAGAGATTCTGATCAGCAGCAGCTCGTGTCCGTAGCCCAAGGATCGTATAAGGAGTAA